A segment of the Serratia fonticola genome:
GCGGCAGCTGTCAGCATTTTACAGCGCATAGTAATCACATTCCTTTAGGGCATAGGATGCCGATGATAATAGACCTTGCAGCAGTTGGGAACCTTTATACCCTTCATCTTTCAAGTTGCTGCTGTGTTGGCTTCCCTCTCTCCCCCCTGTCACTTTGTTGACCAAGCTCCTGGGGATGCGTCTGGTTGCCGCCTTGCCGCATCTTGAAATCTATTGAGTAAACAACGCCAAAGTCAGACCTCACGGAAGCAAAAAAGTTGTGATTTTTTATGCGGCAAGCAGCTCTTTTGCGTTTGCCAGCGTATTTCTGGTGACTTCACTGCCGCCGAGAAGGCGCGCCAACTCTTGCAGGCGTGCCCGTTTATCCAAAGGTGACATCTGGGTCTCGGTTGCGGTGCCGTCGGTTTGCTTGCTGACAAAGAAATGCTGGTGGCCACAACCGGCAACCTGCGGCAAGTGAGTGACGCACATGACCTGTGTTGACTCCCCTAGCTGACGCAACAGGCGGCCGACAATAGCGGCCGTTGGGCCACTGATACCCACGTCAACTTCATCGAAAATCAACGCCGGGGTTTCCATTTTACGTGCGGTGATGACCTGAATGGCTAACGCAATGCGCGAAAGCTCGCCACCAGAGGCGACTTTTGCCAGCGGTTGCAGAGGTTGCCCTGGGTTAGTGGAAACACAGAACTCAATGCGGCTCGCGCCTTCACTGCTCAAATATTCCGGTTCAAAATGCACGTCGATATTAAATTTGCCATGTGGCATCGAAAGCGCATGCATGCTTTCGGTAATCAGACTCGTCAGTTCAGCGGCATAGTGTTGGCGCTTTTGATGGAGCTGTTCAGCCAGAACCAGTGCTTGCTGATGATGCAGGCTGACGGCTTCACTCAGATGTTGATGATCGCTTTCTTGTTGGGAAAGTAATTGCTGTTCATCTAACAATTGCTGATGCAGATTGGGTAACTCTTCTGGTGCAACATGGTGCTTGCGTGCCAGGCTGATTTGCCGGGATAAGCGCTGTTCCAGTTCGTGCAGACGGTTAGGGTCGAGGTCCATACGGTCGGCATAATGACGCAGCTCGTCACTAGCTTCGCTGATTTGAATTGAAGCCTCTTCGAGCATGTCCAGCAAGCCACTCAGCTTCTCGTCCATCCCCACCAGTTCCAGCAGCAGGTGTTTGGTACCGTAGAGCTGGCTGAGCATATTGTGTTCTTCGTCATCGGCTAACAGTTGCAGGGCTTGTTGGCTGAGCGTCAACAACTGGCCACTGTTGGCCAGACGCTTATATTCGGCATCAATCTGTTCAAACTCGCCAACCT
Coding sequences within it:
- the recN gene encoding DNA repair protein RecN, which codes for MLAQLTISNFAIVRELEIDFQPGMTAITGETGAGKSIAIDALGLCLGNRADGNVVRLGASRADICARFSLADTPSAREWLEQNQLDDSNECLLRRVIGTDGRSRGFINGTAVPLSQLRELGQRLIQIHGQHAHQLLLKPEHQKQLLDAYASEPALQAAMRHAYQQWHQSCRELAHHQQQSIERDARKQLLQYQLKELNEFAPQVGEFEQIDAEYKRLANSGQLLTLSQQALQLLADDEEHNMLSQLYGTKHLLLELVGMDEKLSGLLDMLEEASIQISEASDELRHYADRMDLDPNRLHELEQRLSRQISLARKHHVAPEELPNLHQQLLDEQQLLSQQESDHQHLSEAVSLHHQQALVLAEQLHQKRQHYAAELTSLITESMHALSMPHGKFNIDVHFEPEYLSSEGASRIEFCVSTNPGQPLQPLAKVASGGELSRIALAIQVITARKMETPALIFDEVDVGISGPTAAIVGRLLRQLGESTQVMCVTHLPQVAGCGHQHFFVSKQTDGTATETQMSPLDKRARLQELARLLGGSEVTRNTLANAKELLAA